A genomic segment from Amygdalobacter nucleatus encodes:
- a CDS encoding ribose-phosphate pyrophosphokinase, with protein sequence MPEERIKAKQYFTYDQYGENLMEPVGPLVVIPIGATKFCEQVNAWLYDRRKAYFANGANQQVLEHPGFLRENYLLPTQNLRLETGEGRIHLTNTVRGHDVFLICDVMNYSETYSFYGQPKAMTPDEHYQDLKRIILACSGKARRINVIMPFLYESRQHRKNGRESLDAAYTLEELENLGVHNVITFDAHDPRVANSVPSLSFESIPTTYQTLKWMCKKYPDLEFSRDKLMIISPDEGGVDRAMYYASMLGLDFAAFYKRRDYSKVVNGRNPIIAHEFLGDNVEGMDILIVDDMISSGDSMLDIGRELKKRKARRIFCAATFGLFTSGLERFDQAHAEGICDAVLTSNLIYLPPELLAKPWFCQVDCSKFVALLIDALNHDSSLGALVDQTQKIDKLLAKYNKRSN encoded by the coding sequence ATGCCTGAAGAGAGAATTAAAGCAAAACAGTATTTTACTTATGACCAATATGGCGAAAATCTGATGGAACCAGTTGGTCCGCTTGTAGTTATTCCAATCGGTGCAACAAAATTTTGTGAGCAAGTAAACGCTTGGTTGTACGATCGTAGAAAAGCATATTTCGCAAATGGTGCAAACCAGCAAGTCCTCGAACATCCAGGATTTTTGAGAGAGAACTATCTATTGCCGACACAGAATTTGCGTTTGGAAACAGGTGAAGGTCGTATTCATCTCACCAATACAGTCCGTGGACATGATGTCTTTTTGATCTGCGATGTCATGAATTATTCTGAAACATATAGTTTCTATGGTCAGCCTAAAGCTATGACACCAGATGAGCATTATCAAGACTTGAAACGAATTATTTTGGCTTGTTCAGGCAAAGCAAGGCGTATCAATGTGATCATGCCTTTTCTCTATGAAAGTCGTCAGCATCGTAAAAACGGCCGTGAGTCATTAGACGCTGCTTATACGTTAGAGGAATTGGAAAATTTGGGCGTACATAACGTCATTACTTTTGATGCCCACGATCCGCGTGTGGCAAACTCTGTCCCTTCCCTAAGCTTTGAAAGCATCCCTACCACCTATCAGACATTGAAATGGATGTGCAAAAAATACCCTGATTTGGAATTCAGTCGGGATAAATTAATGATCATCAGCCCAGATGAAGGTGGTGTTGATCGTGCAATGTACTACGCATCCATGTTGGGCTTAGACTTTGCAGCTTTCTACAAACGTCGTGATTACAGTAAAGTTGTGAATGGCCGTAACCCTATCATTGCCCATGAATTTTTGGGTGATAATGTGGAAGGCATGGATATTCTCATCGTCGATGACATGATTTCAAGTGGCGACTCAATGCTTGATATTGGTCGTGAACTAAAGAAACGTAAAGCTCGCCGTATTTTCTGCGCTGCTACCTTTGGTTTGTTCACTTCTGGCCTCGAACGTTTCGATCAAGCTCACGCAGAAGGCATTTGCGATGCAGTTTTAACAAGTAACCTCATTTATCTACCACCTGAATTATTAGCTAAGCCTTGGTTCTGCCAGGTCGATTGCAGTAAATTTGTTGCCCTTTTGATTGATGCACTTAATCATGATTCATCTTTGGGTGCTTTGGTTGATCAAACGCAAAAAATTGACAAGCTTTTAGCAAAATACAATAAAAGATCTAACTAA